One genomic segment of Rhizobium viscosum includes these proteins:
- the galU gene encoding UTP--glucose-1-phosphate uridylyltransferase GalU, producing the protein MALNKKVRKAVFPVAGLGTRFLPATKAVPKEMLTVVDKPIIQYVVDEALEAGIEHLVFVTGRNKHVIEDYFDIHFELEQTLKERAKKAEITLLQQQLPKAGTVSFTRQQEPLGLGHAVWCAREIVGDEPFALLLPDMIMKDQKGCMKGMIELYEHSGGNIIAVEECAPDQAHKYGIVGVGDAIGEGFRITGMVEKPAKGTAPSNFFINGRYILQPEIFKILETQERGAGNEIQLTDGMLKLLKEQDFAGYHFKGETYDCGAKDGFILANVAFALERADIRPTVEDGFKSLLARLK; encoded by the coding sequence GTGGCTCTGAATAAGAAAGTTCGTAAGGCAGTATTTCCAGTCGCAGGTCTGGGAACGCGGTTCCTTCCAGCCACTAAAGCGGTTCCAAAGGAAATGCTGACTGTCGTCGATAAACCAATCATTCAGTATGTTGTCGACGAAGCACTTGAAGCAGGCATTGAACATCTGGTTTTTGTTACTGGCCGTAACAAGCATGTCATCGAAGATTACTTCGATATTCATTTCGAACTTGAGCAGACGCTCAAGGAGCGCGCCAAGAAGGCGGAGATCACCCTGCTGCAGCAGCAGCTTCCCAAGGCAGGCACGGTGAGCTTTACCCGTCAGCAGGAGCCGCTCGGCCTCGGCCACGCCGTCTGGTGTGCCCGCGAGATCGTCGGCGACGAACCTTTCGCACTTCTTCTTCCCGACATGATCATGAAGGATCAAAAGGGTTGCATGAAGGGCATGATCGAACTTTATGAGCACAGCGGCGGCAACATCATTGCCGTTGAAGAGTGCGCTCCCGACCAGGCTCACAAGTACGGTATCGTCGGCGTTGGCGACGCCATCGGCGAAGGTTTCCGCATCACCGGCATGGTCGAAAAGCCGGCCAAGGGCACGGCGCCGTCCAATTTCTTCATCAACGGCCGCTACATCCTGCAGCCGGAAATCTTCAAGATCCTGGAAACCCAGGAACGTGGCGCCGGCAACGAAATCCAGCTCACCGACGGCATGCTGAAGCTGCTGAAGGAACAGGATTTCGCAGGCTACCACTTCAAGGGTGAGACTTACGACTGCGGTGCCAAGGATGGTTTCATCCTCGCCAATGTTGCCTTCGCTCTCGAGCGTGCGGACATTCGCCCGACAGTCGAAGACGGCTTCAAGAGCTTGCTCGCCCGCCTGAAATAA
- a CDS encoding outer membrane beta-barrel protein: MGQGQQTSSVTPLRAMSRAVSITAIGLLVAPNAFAQQTTSQQASASPVNSRTTATQGAATNNSAPDFGDTGDTATTPANNVRDRDSDTATAPTPTPRPDDEITGSILDEDMRRLNTREPRLDETPARKVPESISTEQTPGIPLGSFVLRPSVTQTINTETTKDGGTKKSRGFLETDMGATLTSDWSRHQLTVTSEGAWQKNISGEGEEQPSFKINGDLRLDLMHDTVAHITGGYNFYREDTDDPDAITNADQQSDVQEFTGGASIEHDFGILRGTAAVALSRSIYSDAELSNGTTVSMSDRNQTTGTVRGRIGYELSPALIPFIEASVGKTNYDERTDSSGYQRSGDSYGAKGGVQVDMGEKLKGEVAVGYATADFDDDRLKSIDTATLDASLLWSPIRGTNVNINLQTSIQPSTAAGESGYVSHQLTTTVDHQLRDNLVTTVIGGVTLRDYPSGSTISDETVYTASTGLVWNINRYLDFTSTLGYELTTRKEGDDSQKWRAGVGLKVKR; this comes from the coding sequence ATGGGCCAGGGACAACAGACGAGCAGTGTGACGCCGCTCCGCGCCATGAGCCGTGCCGTCTCCATCACGGCTATCGGCCTGTTGGTCGCGCCCAATGCTTTCGCGCAGCAGACGACGTCTCAACAGGCATCGGCGAGCCCGGTAAATTCCCGCACGACAGCCACACAGGGCGCAGCCACGAACAATTCGGCGCCGGATTTCGGCGACACGGGCGATACCGCGACTACTCCTGCCAATAATGTGCGGGATCGGGATTCGGACACAGCTACTGCTCCCACCCCGACACCGCGGCCCGACGACGAGATTACCGGCTCGATCCTCGACGAGGATATGCGCAGGCTGAACACCCGCGAACCGCGCCTGGACGAGACACCGGCACGCAAGGTGCCGGAAAGTATCTCGACCGAGCAGACGCCCGGCATCCCCCTCGGCAGCTTTGTACTGCGCCCGAGCGTCACTCAAACGATCAACACCGAGACCACGAAGGACGGTGGCACGAAAAAGAGCCGCGGCTTCCTCGAAACCGATATGGGCGCGACGCTGACTTCCGACTGGAGCCGGCATCAATTAACCGTCACCTCCGAGGGCGCCTGGCAGAAGAACATCAGCGGCGAGGGTGAAGAACAGCCATCCTTCAAGATCAATGGCGATCTGCGGTTGGACCTGATGCATGACACCGTCGCTCACATCACCGGCGGCTATAATTTCTACCGCGAGGATACGGACGATCCGGATGCGATCACCAACGCCGATCAGCAATCCGATGTGCAGGAATTTACGGGCGGCGCGTCTATCGAGCACGACTTCGGCATCTTGCGTGGAACCGCCGCCGTTGCGCTTTCCCGCTCGATCTATTCCGATGCCGAGCTCTCGAACGGCACGACAGTCTCCATGAGTGACCGCAACCAGACGACAGGAACGGTGCGAGGCCGCATCGGCTATGAACTCTCGCCGGCACTCATTCCCTTCATCGAAGCGTCAGTTGGCAAGACCAATTATGATGAACGCACCGATTCCTCAGGTTATCAGCGTTCGGGGGACAGCTACGGCGCCAAGGGCGGCGTTCAGGTCGACATGGGCGAAAAGCTCAAAGGCGAGGTCGCGGTCGGTTATGCGACGGCGGATTTCGATGATGACAGGCTGAAATCGATCGATACGGCAACACTCGATGCCAGCCTGCTCTGGTCGCCGATCCGCGGGACGAATGTCAATATCAACCTTCAAACCAGCATCCAGCCTTCGACCGCAGCGGGCGAAAGCGGCTATGTCTCGCATCAGTTGACAACAACGGTCGATCATCAGTTGCGCGATAATCTGGTAACGACTGTTATCGGCGGCGTGACGCTGCGCGATTATCCGAGCGGCAGTACGATAAGCGACGAGACGGTTTACACCGCCTCGACAGGTCTTGTCTGGAACATCAACCGCTACCTCGACTTCACCAGCACGCTTGGCTACGAGCTGACGACACGCAAGGAAGGCGACGACTCGCAGAAATGGCGAGCCGGCGTAGGTCTCAAGGTGAAGCGCTGA
- a CDS encoding KpsF/GutQ family sugar-phosphate isomerase, translating into MIRRAVKLVENSVLESGKRTVSIERRALEALERAFDDGLAGPFTRAIEMIGENTGRVIVTGVGKSGHIGTKIAATFASTGTPAFFVHAAEANHGDLGMIAGDDVVLAISKGGESAELKSIISYTRRFSIPLIAMTCSPQSSLATAADIALLIPNEEEACPNGLAPTTSTMMQLALGDALAISLLDARGFTATDFHVFHPGGKLGASLMHVADIMHTGDRLPLVAKGTSVPDAIKVLSHKHFGCVGVLDAEGRLCGIVTDGDMSRNLSLNLAELTVDDIMTRAPKTVRPTVLATAALALLEQYKIGALIVIDDEQRPVGLVHFHDLLRIGVA; encoded by the coding sequence ATGATCAGGAGAGCGGTAAAACTCGTCGAAAACAGTGTGCTGGAGTCGGGCAAGCGCACCGTCAGCATCGAAAGACGCGCCCTCGAGGCGCTGGAACGCGCTTTCGATGACGGGCTTGCCGGGCCCTTTACCCGTGCGATCGAGATGATCGGAGAGAATACCGGCCGCGTGATCGTGACCGGCGTCGGCAAGAGCGGCCATATCGGCACGAAGATCGCCGCCACCTTCGCTTCGACCGGCACGCCAGCCTTTTTCGTGCATGCGGCGGAAGCCAATCACGGCGATCTCGGCATGATCGCCGGCGACGATGTCGTGCTTGCGATCTCCAAGGGTGGCGAGAGCGCGGAACTGAAGAGCATCATTTCCTACACACGGCGTTTTTCCATTCCGCTGATTGCCATGACCTGCAGCCCGCAGTCCTCACTGGCGACGGCTGCGGATATCGCGCTGCTGATCCCCAATGAGGAAGAGGCCTGTCCCAACGGGCTGGCACCAACCACGTCGACGATGATGCAGCTTGCGCTCGGTGATGCGCTGGCGATCTCACTTCTGGATGCGCGTGGCTTCACGGCGACGGATTTCCATGTTTTCCATCCTGGTGGCAAGCTGGGTGCGAGCCTGATGCATGTTGCCGACATCATGCATACTGGCGACCGCCTGCCGCTGGTCGCGAAGGGCACGTCCGTGCCTGACGCGATCAAGGTACTGTCACACAAGCATTTCGGCTGCGTCGGCGTGCTGGATGCGGAGGGTCGGCTTTGCGGCATCGTCACCGATGGTGACATGTCCCGTAACCTCAGCCTCAATCTCGCGGAATTGACAGTCGACGACATCATGACGCGCGCGCCGAAGACGGTCAGGCCGACGGTACTGGCAACTGCAGCGCTGGCGCTGCTCGAGCAATACAAGATCGGCGCGCTTATCGTTATCGATGACGAGCAGCGCCCAGTCGGGCTCGTTCACTTTCACGATCTCTTGCGGATTGGTGTGGCCTGA
- a CDS encoding NfeD family protein, translating into MLAKIVGELGPWSWWVAGLVLLAAEMIVPGFFLVWIGLAALAVGVLSLLFWDAAFWVWELQAILFAILAVVATLIGRRLTLRNATTDEPFLNQRGASLVGRTATLREPIREGRGRIRLDDTTWQVMGPDLPAGTQVKVVSSNGRDLTVEPT; encoded by the coding sequence ATGCTGGCGAAGATCGTCGGCGAACTTGGGCCATGGAGCTGGTGGGTGGCAGGCCTCGTGCTGCTTGCCGCCGAGATGATCGTGCCCGGCTTCTTCCTGGTTTGGATCGGGCTTGCCGCGCTTGCCGTCGGTGTTCTGTCACTGCTCTTCTGGGACGCCGCCTTCTGGGTCTGGGAACTTCAAGCGATCCTCTTCGCCATTCTCGCGGTCGTCGCCACGCTTATCGGCCGGCGACTGACACTGCGCAACGCCACAACGGATGAGCCGTTCCTCAATCAGCGAGGCGCGAGCCTCGTTGGCCGTACTGCGACACTGCGCGAGCCGATCCGCGAAGGCCGCGGCCGTATTCGTCTCGATGACACGACGTGGCAGGTCATGGGGCCGGATCTTCCGGCGGGAACGCAGGTCAAAGTGGTTTCGAGCAACGGCCGCGACCTGACCGTCGAACCGACCTGA
- a CDS encoding SPFH domain-containing protein — protein sequence MLLSGFDIVVIVLVVFVILVLFAGIKTVPQGYRYTIERFGRYTRTLEPGLNLITPFIERVGARMNVMEQVLNVPTQEVITKDNASVSADAVSFYQVLNAAQAAYQVSNLENAILNLTMTNIRSVMGSMDLDELLSNRDAINDRLLRVVDEAVQPWGIKVTRVEIKDIQPPRDLVDAMARQMKAEREKRAQVLEAEGSRNAQILRAEGAKQSAILQAEGQREAAFRNAEARERLAEAEAKATKMVSEAIAAGDIHAINYFVAQKYTDALASIGSAPNSKIVMMPMEASSILGSLGGIGAIAREVFGEGNNPPSPPPPPRPRADPARSTPLVGRAPANPFNPNPER from the coding sequence ATGCTGCTGAGCGGCTTCGATATCGTCGTGATCGTATTGGTGGTTTTTGTCATCCTGGTGCTCTTTGCGGGCATCAAGACGGTTCCTCAGGGCTACCGTTATACGATCGAGCGTTTCGGCCGCTATACGCGCACGCTGGAACCTGGCCTCAACCTGATCACCCCTTTCATCGAACGCGTCGGCGCCAGGATGAACGTGATGGAGCAGGTGCTGAACGTGCCGACCCAAGAGGTGATTACCAAGGACAATGCCTCGGTCTCGGCCGATGCCGTATCCTTCTACCAGGTGCTGAATGCCGCTCAGGCCGCCTATCAGGTCTCCAACTTGGAAAATGCTATCCTGAACCTCACCATGACCAACATTCGCTCCGTCATGGGCTCTATGGATCTCGATGAGTTGCTCTCCAATCGCGATGCGATCAACGACCGGCTGCTGCGCGTCGTGGACGAGGCCGTGCAGCCTTGGGGCATCAAGGTCACCCGCGTCGAGATCAAGGATATCCAGCCGCCGCGCGACCTCGTCGACGCGATGGCCCGCCAGATGAAGGCCGAGCGCGAGAAGCGTGCCCAGGTGCTGGAAGCAGAAGGTTCGCGCAACGCGCAGATCCTGAGAGCCGAAGGCGCCAAGCAGTCCGCCATCCTTCAGGCCGAAGGCCAGCGCGAAGCCGCCTTCCGCAACGCCGAAGCCCGCGAACGCTTGGCCGAAGCCGAAGCCAAGGCGACGAAGATGGTCTCGGAAGCGATCGCCGCCGGCGACATCCACGCAATCAACTATTTCGTTGCCCAGAAATACACCGATGCCCTTGCTTCGATCGGCTCGGCGCCCAATTCCAAGATCGTTATGATGCCGATGGAAGCGTCTTCCATTCTCGGCTCGCTTGGCGGCATCGGCGCGATTGCCCGGGAAGTCTTTGGGGAAGGCAACAATCCGCCGTCTCCGCCACCTCCGCCGCGTCCGCGGGCAGATCCGGCACGCTCCACGCCGTTGGTCGGCCGGGCTCCGGCCAATCCATTCAATCCCAATCCGGAGCGATAA
- the hemH gene encoding ferrochelatase encodes MTDTTLRPADHPAVKFGKVGVLLVNLGTPDGTDYTSMRRYLREFLTDKRVIEWSPWKWYPILFGIVLNTRPQKVGKAYETIWNKDLNESWLRTYTRNQSDFMAERLKDLPNVKVDWAMRYGTPSIPSRIEALKDEGCDRILLFPLYPQYAAATTATVNDKAFQKLLTMRWQPALRTVPDYHDDETYIEALAKSVEQHLATLDWKPEILLASFHGIPLSYFQQGDPYYCQCQKTGRLLRERLGLTKENFMVTFQSRFGPEEWLQPYTDKTVEKLAQDGVKRIAVMNPGFVSDCLETLEEIAEQAAHSFKHNGGEQFAHIPCLNDGEDGMQVLEKVVRRELLGWA; translated from the coding sequence ATGACAGATACTACACTCCGCCCGGCGGACCATCCCGCCGTCAAATTCGGCAAGGTCGGCGTCCTGCTGGTCAATCTCGGCACGCCTGACGGCACCGATTACACGTCCATGCGACGCTATCTGCGCGAATTCCTGACCGATAAGCGCGTCATCGAATGGTCGCCCTGGAAGTGGTATCCGATCCTGTTCGGCATCGTCCTCAACACGCGCCCGCAGAAGGTGGGCAAGGCCTATGAGACGATCTGGAACAAGGATCTGAACGAGAGCTGGCTGCGCACCTATACCCGCAACCAATCGGATTTCATGGCCGAACGGCTGAAGGATCTGCCAAACGTCAAGGTCGACTGGGCAATGCGCTATGGTACGCCGTCGATTCCCTCGCGCATCGAAGCGCTGAAGGATGAAGGCTGCGACCGCATTCTGCTCTTCCCGCTCTATCCGCAATATGCGGCAGCTACCACTGCGACCGTCAACGACAAGGCCTTCCAGAAACTGCTCACCATGCGCTGGCAGCCGGCATTGCGCACGGTGCCGGACTATCACGACGACGAGACCTATATCGAAGCGCTCGCCAAATCCGTCGAGCAGCACCTTGCCACCCTCGACTGGAAGCCCGAGATACTGCTCGCCTCCTTCCACGGCATTCCGCTCTCCTATTTCCAACAGGGCGATCCCTATTACTGCCAGTGTCAGAAGACCGGACGCCTGCTGCGCGAGCGCCTGGGGCTCACGAAGGAAAACTTCATGGTTACCTTCCAGTCCCGCTTCGGGCCGGAAGAATGGTTGCAGCCCTATACCGACAAGACCGTCGAGAAGTTGGCGCAGGACGGCGTCAAGCGCATTGCCGTCATGAATCCCGGCTTCGTTTCCGACTGTCTGGAGACGCTCGAAGAGATTGCCGAACAGGCTGCCCATTCTTTCAAGCACAATGGCGGCGAGCAGTTCGCGCATATTCCCTGCCTGAACGATGGTGAAGACGGCATGCAGGTGCTGGAAAAAGTCGTGCGCCGCGAGCTGCTCGGCTGGGCATGA
- a CDS encoding bifunctional metallophosphatase/5'-nucleotidase: MTKSFSFGLLTASMLALSTGAAFADYELNILHINDFHSRIESINKFDSTCSAEEEGKNECFGGAARLKTAIDQRREALTGKNVLLLNAGDNFQGSLFYTTYKGAAEAEMLNLMKFDAMTVGNHEFDDSEDGLATFLDKVQFPVVTANVKASAASKLGDRVKPSLVLDVSGQKIGIVGAVTNDTPELSSPGPNVTIADDVKSITAEVEKLKGEGVNKIIALTHVGYPRDLAMIAKIPDVDVVVGGHSHSLLSNTDPKAEGPYPTMVDNPGGYKVPVVQAASYSKYLGDLVVNFDDNGVVKEAKGDPILIDSSFTPDSAVAARIAELAKPIEDLRKKVIGSSEGPIEGDRKVCRVKECSMGNLVADAILDRSKNQGVTIAIQNGGGLRASIDGGDVTQGEVITVLPFQNTLATFQLTGADIVKALENGVSQIDQGAGRFPQVAGLKFTFDQSKPVGSRVSDVQVKDGDNFVPIDNAKTYSVATNNFMRAGGDGYVAFKDGQNAYDYGPDLADVTAEYIAAHSPYKPYTDGRITEIAQAAPAPSAEQAPAAPAPAAPAPSAEPTPAPAAPTPAAPAPAVEPAPAASTPATPSTHVIVAGDTFWDLAKTFYGEGAEWRKLSEANGNPNPHHLRIGEEIQVPAK; the protein is encoded by the coding sequence ATGACGAAGTCTTTCAGCTTCGGTCTTTTGACCGCGTCCATGCTGGCGCTAAGCACAGGCGCTGCTTTCGCGGATTACGAACTCAATATTCTTCATATCAACGATTTCCATTCACGCATTGAATCGATCAACAAGTTCGACTCCACCTGCTCGGCCGAGGAGGAAGGCAAGAATGAATGCTTCGGCGGCGCCGCCCGCCTGAAGACCGCCATCGACCAGCGCCGTGAGGCTCTAACGGGCAAGAACGTGCTGCTGCTCAACGCCGGCGACAACTTCCAGGGCTCGCTGTTCTACACGACCTACAAGGGCGCGGCTGAAGCCGAAATGCTGAACCTCATGAAGTTCGATGCCATGACGGTCGGCAATCACGAATTCGACGACAGCGAGGATGGGCTCGCAACCTTCCTCGACAAGGTGCAATTCCCCGTCGTCACCGCCAACGTCAAGGCAAGTGCTGCCTCCAAGCTTGGCGATCGCGTCAAGCCTTCTCTCGTGCTTGATGTCAGCGGCCAGAAGATCGGTATCGTCGGTGCCGTCACCAATGACACGCCCGAACTCTCCTCGCCCGGCCCGAACGTGACGATCGCCGATGACGTCAAGAGCATCACGGCAGAGGTCGAGAAACTGAAGGGCGAAGGCGTCAACAAGATCATTGCGCTCACCCATGTCGGCTATCCGCGCGACCTCGCCATGATCGCCAAGATCCCTGATGTCGACGTGGTCGTCGGCGGCCACTCGCACAGCCTGCTGTCGAACACCGATCCGAAAGCCGAAGGTCCCTACCCGACAATGGTCGACAATCCCGGCGGCTATAAAGTGCCGGTGGTGCAGGCAGCCTCCTACAGCAAGTACCTCGGCGATCTCGTCGTGAATTTCGACGATAACGGTGTCGTCAAGGAGGCCAAGGGCGATCCCATCCTGATCGATTCCTCTTTCACACCCGATTCTGCAGTCGCAGCGCGTATTGCCGAATTGGCAAAGCCGATAGAGGATCTCCGCAAGAAGGTGATCGGCTCCTCCGAAGGCCCGATCGAAGGCGACCGCAAGGTCTGCCGCGTCAAGGAATGCTCGATGGGCAATCTGGTAGCTGATGCCATACTTGACCGTAGCAAGAACCAGGGCGTCACCATTGCCATCCAGAACGGCGGCGGCCTGCGTGCCTCCATCGATGGCGGCGACGTCACCCAGGGCGAAGTCATCACCGTACTGCCCTTCCAGAATACGCTCGCAACCTTCCAGCTGACCGGTGCCGATATCGTCAAGGCGCTCGAAAACGGCGTCAGCCAGATCGACCAGGGGGCCGGCCGTTTCCCGCAGGTCGCCGGTCTGAAATTCACATTCGACCAGTCGAAGCCGGTCGGCAGCCGCGTCAGCGATGTGCAGGTCAAGGACGGCGACAATTTCGTGCCGATCGACAACGCCAAGACCTATAGCGTCGCCACCAACAACTTCATGCGCGCCGGCGGCGATGGCTATGTCGCCTTCAAGGACGGCCAGAATGCCTATGACTACGGTCCGGACCTGGCCGACGTGACAGCCGAATATATTGCCGCACACTCGCCCTATAAGCCTTATACGGACGGCCGCATCACTGAAATTGCGCAGGCGGCACCTGCTCCCTCCGCAGAGCAGGCTCCTGCAGCCCCTGCCCCCGCGGCCCCGGCTCCATCTGCCGAACCGACCCCGGCGCCTGCAGCACCGACCCCCGCCGCTCCCGCTCCGGCAGTTGAACCTGCCCCGGCAGCCTCTACACCGGCCACGCCCTCGACCCACGTCATCGTTGCCGGCGATACCTTCTGGGATCTCGCCAAGACCTTCTACGGCGAGGGTGCCGAGTGGCGCAAACTGTCGGAAGCCAATGGCAACCCCAACCCCCACCATCTGCGGATCGGCGAGGAAATCCAGGTTCCAGCCAAGTAA
- the omp10 gene encoding outer membrane lipoprotein Omp10, whose amino-acid sequence MKIRTGLVLAVASAALAACVSSGPRPLPTASAPARAGVEGTWADPNGIVSTFQSGTFTTRTTDSNQLLASGTYTNTSPTLVEINMTSLVRNTQSKVNCALVSTSQLNCTSDAGAQFVLTRRS is encoded by the coding sequence ATGAAAATCAGAACTGGTCTCGTTCTTGCGGTTGCATCGGCAGCTCTTGCCGCCTGCGTTTCCTCCGGCCCGCGCCCCCTTCCCACTGCATCGGCACCCGCTCGTGCCGGTGTCGAAGGAACCTGGGCCGATCCGAACGGCATCGTCTCCACCTTCCAGTCCGGCACTTTCACGACGCGCACGACCGACAGCAACCAGCTTCTGGCCTCCGGCACCTATACCAATACCTCGCCGACGCTGGTGGAAATCAACATGACCTCGCTGGTTCGCAACACCCAGTCGAAGGTCAACTGCGCACTCGTTTCGACAAGCCAGCTGAACTGCACCTCGGATGCCGGCGCACAGTTCGTCCTGACTCGCCGTAGCTGA
- a CDS encoding homospermidine synthase yields MTEQNYPVYGEITGPIVMIGFGSIGRGTLPLIERHFKFDKSRMVVIDPRTDDAHILEKHGVKHIQAHVTKDNYKELLKPLLTEGEGQGFCVNLSVDTSSLDIIKLCRKLDVLYIDTVVEPWLGFYFDKDMKNEERTNYALRETVRKEKAKNPGGTTAVSTCGANPGMVSWFVKQGLLNLARDMGLKFDEPGQDDREEWAKLMKKVGVKGIHIAERDTQRTIHPKPLNVFWNTWSVEGFISEGLQPAELGWGTHENWMPKNAKKHKKGSKAAIFLEQPGANTRVRTWCPTPGPQYGFLVTHNESISIADFFTVKDKDGDVTYRPTCHYAYHPANDAVLSLHEMFGNGGKAQPVLHVLDENELVDGIDELGVLLYGHDKNAYWYGSRLSLEETRRIAPYQNATGLQVTSAVLAGMVWALENPKAGIVEADEMDYKRCLEVQLPYLGPVEGHYTDWTPLDGRPGLFPEDIDTKDPWQFKNILVR; encoded by the coding sequence ATGACGGAACAGAACTATCCGGTATATGGCGAAATTACCGGTCCGATCGTCATGATCGGCTTTGGCTCCATCGGCCGCGGCACGCTGCCCCTGATCGAGCGCCACTTCAAGTTCGACAAGAGCCGGATGGTTGTCATCGACCCGCGCACGGACGATGCCCACATTCTGGAAAAGCACGGCGTCAAGCACATCCAGGCGCATGTGACGAAGGACAACTACAAGGAGCTGCTGAAGCCGCTCCTGACCGAAGGCGAAGGCCAGGGCTTCTGCGTCAACCTCTCCGTCGACACCTCGTCGCTCGACATCATCAAGCTCTGCCGCAAGCTTGACGTGCTCTATATCGATACCGTCGTCGAGCCCTGGCTCGGCTTCTATTTCGACAAGGACATGAAGAACGAGGAACGCACCAACTACGCTCTGCGTGAAACCGTTCGCAAGGAAAAGGCCAAAAACCCCGGCGGCACCACTGCCGTTTCCACCTGCGGCGCAAATCCGGGCATGGTCTCCTGGTTCGTCAAGCAGGGGCTCCTGAACCTTGCCCGCGATATGGGCCTCAAGTTCGATGAGCCGGGCCAGGACGACCGCGAAGAATGGGCAAAGCTCATGAAGAAGGTCGGCGTCAAGGGCATCCACATCGCCGAGCGTGACACGCAGCGCACCATCCACCCGAAGCCGCTCAACGTCTTTTGGAACACTTGGTCCGTTGAAGGCTTCATCTCCGAAGGCCTGCAGCCGGCAGAACTCGGCTGGGGCACCCACGAAAACTGGATGCCGAAGAACGCCAAGAAGCACAAGAAAGGCTCCAAGGCCGCCATCTTCCTGGAACAGCCCGGCGCCAACACCCGCGTGCGCACCTGGTGCCCGACGCCCGGCCCGCAATACGGCTTCCTCGTCACCCACAACGAGTCGATCTCGATCGCCGACTTCTTCACGGTGAAGGACAAGGACGGCGACGTCACCTATCGCCCGACCTGCCACTATGCCTACCATCCTGCCAACGACGCAGTTCTCTCGCTGCATGAGATGTTCGGCAACGGCGGCAAGGCGCAGCCGGTCCTGCACGTTCTCGACGAAAACGAACTTGTCGACGGTATCGACGAGCTCGGCGTACTGCTCTACGGCCACGACAAGAATGCCTACTGGTACGGTTCGCGCCTGTCGCTGGAAGAAACCCGCCGCATCGCCCCCTACCAGAACGCAACCGGCCTGCAGGTAACCTCTGCCGTTCTCGCCGGCATGGTCTGGGCTCTTGAAAACCCGAAGGCCGGCATCGTCGAAGCCGACGAGATGGATTACAAGCGCTGCCTCGAAGTGCAGTTGCCCTATCTCGGCCCGGTCGAAGGCCACTACACCGACTGGACCCCGCTCGATGGCCGTCCGGGCCTGTTCCCGGAAGACATCGACACCAAGGATCCGTGGCAGTTCAAGAACATCCTCGTTCGCTGA
- a CDS encoding heme-dependent oxidative N-demethylase family protein codes for MKHPTYTPPTYTPYDGSARPFTIGLMPFDPARWIEPDDDLNRYLEEKARLAVERLDDIFVAEDGTEAAQQEALDVLLAHLADRHPAMLRRDTSDLPPLFKAGSLIQDDLVLMRRKADGWHLVAAHVAFPSSWSLHEKFGRPMHEIHADVPGFGEGTRNATLIARIFDGLQSAQPVERLNWSVNTTDDLFLPISKHRRPPYAEAFTLDERFVRVERQTLRKLPVSGDILFTIRIYTDPVAAIARHPQARKLAASFADQLEALDDQQTAYKGLTLQRTELVRKLRALCSPDI; via the coding sequence ATGAAACATCCGACCTACACGCCCCCCACCTATACACCCTATGACGGCTCGGCTCGGCCCTTCACGATCGGTCTGATGCCGTTCGATCCCGCTCGCTGGATCGAACCCGACGACGATCTCAACCGCTACCTCGAGGAAAAGGCGCGGCTGGCGGTCGAGCGCCTCGATGACATCTTCGTTGCAGAGGATGGGACGGAAGCAGCCCAGCAGGAGGCACTGGATGTTCTCCTCGCTCACCTTGCCGATCGGCATCCGGCGATGCTCCGGCGGGATACTTCCGATCTGCCGCCTCTCTTCAAGGCCGGTTCACTCATCCAGGATGATCTCGTTCTGATGCGCCGCAAGGCCGATGGCTGGCATCTCGTTGCCGCCCATGTCGCCTTTCCCTCCTCGTGGTCGCTACATGAGAAATTCGGTCGGCCGATGCACGAGATCCATGCGGATGTGCCGGGCTTCGGCGAAGGCACGCGCAATGCCACACTGATTGCCCGCATCTTCGACGGCCTGCAGAGCGCCCAGCCGGTCGAGCGGCTGAACTGGTCGGTCAACACCACTGATGATCTCTTCCTTCCCATCTCGAAACATCGCCGGCCGCCTTACGCCGAGGCCTTCACGCTTGATGAGCGTTTCGTCCGCGTCGAGCGCCAGACCCTTCGCAAGCTGCCTGTCTCGGGCGACATTCTCTTCACCATCCGCATCTATACCGATCCGGTCGCCGCCATTGCCCGGCATCCGCAGGCGCGGAAACTCGCAGCCAGCTTTGCCGATCAACTGGAAGCGCTCGACGACCAGCAGACCGCCTACAAAGGGCTGACCCTGCAGCGGACGGAACTCGTGCGGAAATTGCGGGCACTTTGCAGCCCCGATATTTAA